One Astatotilapia calliptera chromosome 1, fAstCal1.2, whole genome shotgun sequence DNA segment encodes these proteins:
- the polr2m gene encoding protein GRINL1A: MSSSWTERQGEVGDLGHLSKEELQELLLRQEGILSNKKLLQTLPDKGKKIKDFADKVRLAIDDHSEEERRRSLVSVARTELQSKYQQAFAHRRAASITPAASHQNRQHDAAAGDVAQESETSPASAQVQENHTLDEQREPFVSGATAVETMETVARGASLNSDETKEGDLVEALERVTLSGTTTGGSSVSKEPLNSSARDNYFLRKQPPKKPHYITVLEKTEKSAAPRKQKFKPNQLPHRSDISPSGSSSPSQSSEGSSPLSVQARRERDRKHLDDITAARLPPLHHNPAQLLSLEESAALLKKQTKKQLELQAKLAAQKLSEGLKISMGSYTPDGGPMATYREVHDEGAQLSSEED, translated from the exons ATGTCCTCGTCGTGGACAGAGCGCCAGGGAGAGGTGGGAGACCTGGGACACCTGAGTAAAGAAGAACTACAGGAACTGCTACTCCGACAAGAAGGGATCCTCAGTAACAA GAAGTTATTGCAGACGCTACCTGACAAAGGGAAAAAGATAAAAGACTTTGCAGATAAAGTGCGTCTTGCCATTGATGACCacagtgaggaggagaggagacgaAGCCTAGTGTCTGTTGCGAGGACAGAGTTACAGTCCAAGTACCAGCAGGCTTTTGCTCACCGGCGTGCTGCCTCCATCACACCAGCAGCCTCGCATCAAAACAGGCAACATGACGCTGCTGCAGGTGATGTTGCACAGGAGAGCGAGACCTCACCTGCCTCAGCTCAAGTGCAAGAAAACCACACTTTGGACGAGCAACGAGAGCCGTTTGTCTCCGGAGCGACTGCTGTGGAAACCATGGAAACGGTGGCTCGTGGGGCCTCTCTGAACTCTGATGAAACAAAAGAGGGTGACCTTGTGGAGGCCCTGGAAAGGGTCACGCTGTCTGGAACTACTACTGGTGGCAGCAGCGTATCCAAAGAGCCATTAAACAGCAGTGCAAGAGACAATTACTTTCTCAGAAAGCAACCACCAAAGAAGCCTCACTATATAACTGTCCTGGAAAAAACAGAGAAGTCTGCAGCTCCCAGGAAGCAAAAATTTAAACCAAATCA GCTGCCTCATAGAAGTGACATCTCTCCATCAGGATCCTCGTCACCCAGTCAGTCCTCTGAAGGCTCATCGCCGCTGTCTGTGCAAGCCAGGAGGGAGCGGGACAGAAAACACCTGGATGACATCACTGCTGCCAGACTCCCCCCTCTCCATCACAATCCAGCCCAGCTCCTATCTCTGGAGGAGTCAGCTGCACTGCTGAAGAAGCAAACCAAGAAGCAGCTG GAGTTGCAGGCCAAGCTGGCAGCCCAGAAACTGTCTGAAGGATTGAAGATCTCTATGGGGAGCTACACTCCTGACGGTGGCCCCATGGCTACCTACAGAGAGGTTCACGATGAAGGAGCACAGCTCTCCTCAGAGGAAGACTGA